A window of Streptomyces sp. NBC_01241 genomic DNA:
CCACCTGCGCTGCCAGGTCCTTCAGTCTGCCGGCAAACGCCTCGTGGCGGGCCCGAAGCATGAGTCGCACCCGCTCGTCGTCGAGGTATACCGTCGCCAGACGAAGCGGCAGGACGGCGGTGCGGGCGGCCAACGCCTCAATCACACGGTGATGGGCGCGGGCGACGGACTCCAGCCAGTCCAAGTCCTCAAGATGCGCTCGCAGCGCGGCTTCCTGGAAGTCACGCTCGGATACCGGGCTCACGGCGACCACCACATCGTCGCTGTGTCCTACACGCACGAGATGCACCGGCGCCTCCGCCACTCCAGGGAGCCCGGGCAGAGCTTCCTCCAGCGATCCGTCGGCGTCCCGTGCTACGGCGTACGCATAGGCGATGGCCTCGGTCATGGCTTGTCCCGCTTCTCGCTGCGGGGGCTGGAACCTGCCCGTTCGGTGCGTGAAGTGCGGCGGCGAGCCGCAGCGCGGCTCTCCTCGTCCTCGGTCGGTGGCAGCTCACGGTCCTCGCGCAGCGCCGTGATTTCAGCCTGCAGCCGTTTGTTCTCCTCGGCGAGTGAGCGGTATCCGTCGTTCGCGCGTGACGACAGTGAGGGATCGTGCTCCCACCAGTCAATGCCCATTTCCTTCGCTTTGTCCACCGAAGCGACCAGAAGGCGCAGCTTGATGGTAAGCAACTCGATGTCCAGGAGGTTGATCTGGATATCGCCTGCGATGACGATGCCTTTGTCCAGGACGCGCTCCAGGATGTCGGCGAGATTGGCCGAGGAGCCCTGGCCGTACGGGGCGGACCTGGACGGGAGGTCGCCCAGCCTCCTGGCGACGGGTTCGGTCACGGCCGCTGCACCTCAATTCGCTGGTGTCCCCGAGCTTCGACGGGAGCGCGTGGCAATGCGCCCGTTCCACCGGCTGCCGCGATCAGGCACCGGTGCCCTGGACATGGGCCCTGATCTCGTCCAGCCGGTCCAGCAGTGCGTCCTCGCGCCGGTCGAAGGTTTCCTCGTCGATGTCTCCCGCCACGAGCGCTCGCTCGAGTGCGGCGAGTTCCCGTTCGACGGGTGCCGGGTCGTAGTACTCGTTCTCCGCGGCCTCGACGACGCGCTCCATGACCCAGGCCACGCCGCGCACCGGCGCCAGCGGAAGCGTCGCGAGTTGAGTCAGCAGTCCCATGAGGACTCCTTAGACGAAGCTGTAGGCGGGCAGCGGGCCGACCAGCCGCAGGTCGAAGTCCTCGCCCAGTTTCTTGGCGATGTCCTGTTCCGCGCCGAGGAAGGTCTTCTCGTTGTCCCGCTCCACAAGGAAGGACACATTCAGGAAGTCGTTCCCGGTCGGCTGCGACGAGCGTTCTTCCCGCGCGAGTCCGCGCAGCGCATCGAGGACTGCGACGGCGAGCCGATCCTGCCGCGCTTGCACTTCCTGGGAGACCAGCTCCCCGAGGGCGAGCGGCAGTTCCGGGCTGCTGCGGCTGCTTCTGATCTCCTCGTTGAGTTCGCGCGCCTCGTCGGACTCCTGAAGGATTTGGCGCAACAGCGCATCCTCGTCCTGGGTGGCCTTCAGGTGGTATTCCACGCAGCCCTCCAGCGCCCGCAAGCGTTCGCTGAAATTATCCGTACCGTCCTCCAGGACCGCTCGTACAGCGTCGTCGTCCACGGTGGTGAAGCCGAACTGCAGCGGCAAAACGGTGCCGTCGGCCATCAGCTGTTCCTGGACGGCCTGGTGCGCGCTGAGGTCTCGGCGTTTGGGACGCAGTTCCTCGGGCGCGTCGCTGACGACCGCGGACAGCATTTCGGTGCGCACCGTGCGGAGGGTCGCAGGCGGATCCCCCACCCCGTGGAGGCTGTCCAAGCGCTGAGGATGGGTGGCCAAGACAATGGAATGCACGTATACGGCCATGGTTCACTCCTCGCGGCGTCGGGCGGCAGGACGACGCCGCGGCCGCTCCCGCCTCTCCTCGGGCTCCTTGCGCCTCTTTTCTGACTGCTCGGCCTCCTCGTCGTCATGTCCTCCCGTCAGGGCATCGGTCAGCACGTCAGCGGCCCCACTCAGAGCACCCTTGGCTTTCCCATGCGCACCGCCCTCGGTCACCTCGCCGACCAGGTCGGTCAGCTGAGACGGAGCCTTGCGACCCTCCTCCAAGTCGAGGCGGTTGCAGGCCTCCGCGAAGCGCAGGTAGGTATCCACGCTCGCCACGACGATGCGGGCATCGATCTTGAGAATCTCGATGCCCACCAAGGACACACGTACAAAGACATCGATCACCAGGCCGCGGTCCAGAATCAGCTCGAGGATGTCGTAAAGGTTCCCCGACCTTCCCCCGCCAGCCCTGGAAATGGTTCCTCCGCCCTGCGGCACCATAGTCATGGTGCCTCCTTTCAGCAGCTCACACGCGGCTCCGGACGAGGCCGTTTCCGTTCGTCCGGCAAGCGGTGCAGCAGTGGTGTTCCGGCCCTAGCCACGCGGGTCGATCTGGCCTCGGGTGTAGCGGCGGGTGCGCTCGTACGCCAGCAGTTCGCCTTCCTCGTCCAGCGTCACCCGGTAACTCGCCATCACGCTGGTAGTACCGGGGATACGTTCCAGCTCCAAAACTTCCACGTCCGCCTGCCAGCCGCCCTCCGTCGGCTTCACCGCCGAGACGGACTCGGGTGCTCGCCCCAAAAGCTCCTGGAGCTGCTCAGCCGCATACCGCATGGCCCGCGGGGCCGAAACCCGACGGGCCGCACGCTTCGTTTCGCTCGTGCGGCTGCTGGCCCGTCCGGTGCTGGTATTCCTGGCGGTCTTCTTGACGGGCTTCTTGCTGGACGGACGCCGGACGCGCCCTGTCTCGTCCTCTTCGCCTACGGCCATGTTCCCGCTCCGGAATCGGAGACGACATGATGCCCGCGTCACCTTCACAAGACGCCGTTCCATGATATACGGCCTGGGCTGACCGCATCTCGGAGCTCGCACATTGCTTCAGCGCCGGGCACAGCCTCCTAACCGCGTGCCGTAGCCCCCCAGTGGCTGCATAGCACCATCACTGCCGCATAAGAAGCGCTGTGAGTGGTGGGGTGGTGGGCACTGTCGGCGTGCTTTGAACCGTGACCCCCTATCGGTCGATGAAAAGTGACCCCTTCCGTGATCAAGTGGCTGCCCGCGCCGGTGACCTCGCCGTCGAGCTCGAACGCCGCCTCTACCTCGTCACGATCGAGGGTGTCCGATGGGTTGCCGTGGGGATCCTCAGGCGTCCTGCAGGTACCAGCGCAGTTCCACGGTGTTGCCGTCCGGGTCCTGCACATAGAGGGAGGCCGCGGTGCCCTGGGCGCCGAAGCGCTCGCCAGGACCGTCCAGCACCGTGAAGACGTCGGAATCGATGACCTGCTGCCAGTCGAGCGGCTCGACCACCAGGCAGATGTGGTCGACGTTGGAGCCCTCCGGCCGCTCGTCGGGCGCCTCGACGAGGTCGATGATGGTGGTGGGGCTCACCCGCACGGACGGGAAGGAGACCTTGCCGGCCCGCCACTCCTCCACCCGCACCGGTTGCAGCCCCAGCGGGCCGGTGTAGAAGGCGAGCGAGCGCTCGATGTCGGCGACGTTCAGGACGAGGTGGTCGAAGGCAATCACGCGCATGGATGTCTCCGCAGGGTCGGGTCGGCCGGGGCACCGGTGGTGGTACGACGGGGCCGGCGGCTCCGGGCCTCGCCGGTCCGGGGCGGTGGCTGTTCGCTGACTGCCGTGGCCTGCCCTTGACTTCAGCATCGCCGAGCAGGCATCCATTGGTCCAACGCATGTTTGTCATCCGATCCATCGTGTTTCACGATGGATCAATGGAGATCTCCAGCAGATGCGCTACGTCCTCGCGGTAGCGGAGACCGCGAGGTTCACCCGCGCCGCCGAGCGGTGCCACGTCGTCCAGTCCGCGATCAGCCACCAAGTGGCCCGGCTGGAGAAGGAACTGAGTGCCCGGCTGTTCGAAGATACGAGGCAATCTGACCGTCGGATCGATTCGCACTGCTGCGCGGACATACGTACGTGACGTTGCTTGTGGACCTCGAAGCCCGGCGACCGATCGATGTACTGCCCGGCAGGGAATCCGCGCCAGAGCCCGCTGGCTCGCCGACCATCCTGAGGTGGAGGTCATCTGCCAGGGCCGTGGTTCCACCTAAGCCGAGGCCGCACGCGCGGCGGCACCGCAGACCGTCCAAGTCGCGGACGCCTGGCACCTGTGGAACAACCTCGGACAGTAGCTGTGGAGAAGACCGTGCCAGGACACTGCAAATGCGTTCGGTCCGCGTTCGCCGATACGGGCCCGCCTCTTCCGAAGAGGAGCCACCTTTGGCCCCGGACGGAACCAAGGACGTCAACGGCCGTCCGCGCCGCATCGTCGCCGGTATCCGCGAACGGCACCAGGCCGTGCACGAACTCCTCTCCCATGGATGCCCGTCGCGTGGAATCAGTGTCGACGATCTGCTGGTCAAGGTCACCTCCCGCCGGACGCTGCTGGACGACTTCAAGCCGTACATCTACAAGCGGTTCGCTGAGGGCTGCCACGACGCCGGCCAGCCAAATCTTCCGTGAAGTCCGCGACGGATTGGTGGTCTGCGGCCCCGAAACGGAGTAGACCCCCTGCCTGAAGTCGACGTCAGTCACGGCGTTACCTCTGTTGCCTTTGCTTCCTGGAGGGGGTTACGTCCTCTTCGTCTCCTTCTTCCCCTTCTTCTTCCTCGTCTTCGTCTTCGTCTTCGTCTTCGTCTTCGTCCTCGTCCTCGTCCTCGTAGTCTTCGTCCTCGTGCTCGTAGTCCTCGGGCCTCTTCTCGTAGTCCTCGTCCTCGGACTCCTCGCCTTGTGCGTCCTCCTGCTCGGCGGCCTCTTCTTCTTCCATGGCGTCTTCGTGGGACACGACGACTTCACCGTCCCGGATTTCACCGCGCCAGCCCTCGGGCTCTTCCTGGGCGAGGGAGACGTATCGCTGAAAGTGCTTGAAGTCGAGTCGCATTCGGCGTCCTTGGGCGCGCCACAGGTTGCCCGTCTTCTCGAAGAACCCGGACGGGTAGTACTCCACGACCAGGGCGATTCGAGTCAGGCTGGGTGCCAGCTCATGGAAGCTAACCGCACCACGGGTAGTTCCCTTGGCTCCCTCGGACGTCCAAACGATGCGGTCGTCGGGAATCTGTTCCTGGACAGTCGCTTTGAAGCTGCGCGAGGAAGGGCCGACTTTGACCTTCCAGTCACTGGACATCTCATCGCTCTTCGAGACGTCGCGAACGCCCTTCGCGAAGCTGCTGAACTGGTCGTACTGCGTCCAGTGGTCGTACGCGACACGCAGGGGCACTCCCACATCGAGCACCTCGATGATGTTCATGACCTTGCCGCCGCTCGACTTGCGTTTCCCCTTTCCGCCGCCGAACGCTTCCTTGACCTTCCCCACGACTTTGTCCTTGACGCCCTTGGTTTTCTCCCCGACGAATGCCTTCAGCGGGGAGTCGCCCTGGAGAATACGGGAGCCGATCGCGGGAAGCGATCCACTCTCGGCCACATCAGTGAGCTGCCCAGTGACATCGGTCAGTTTGTCGCCCGCTTTCTCGGCGAGTCTCTCCACCTGTGCACTGAGGAAGTTGGACGCCTCTTCGCGAAGCCGGTCCGCACCCGACATTTGTGCCGTGGGCTGGTCTGTTTCCGTCCTGGTCATGACTGGCTACCTCCGACGATCGGCGCGCTTGGACGCTGCTCGCTTCGACGACGCCGCCTTCCGGGCGGCAGACTTCTTGGCCGGAGCAGTTTTCTTCGCAGCCGTCTTCTTTGGCGGGGCCGTCTTCCGGGCGGCGGACTTCTTGGCCGGAGCAGTTTTCTTCGCAGCCGTCTTCTTTGGCGGGGCCGTCTTCCGGGCGGCGGACTTCTTGGCCGTCCGAGGCTTCTCTCCGTGGGCGGGAGCGGCCTTCTTGCGTGCCGCGCCCCCTCTGGGCTGGGCGCGACTGCGGCGCCGCTTCGGCTGCCTCTCTTCCTCCTCTTCCTCTTCCTCGTATTCCTCTTCCGGCTGTTCCTCCTCTTCCTCAGCCTGGCCCTCTTCGTACTCGGCCTCCGGCTCTTCCTCTTCCTCTTCCTCTTCCTCTTCCGGTTCCTCCTCTTCCTCGTACTCTGCGCCTCCCTCTTCCGGCTCGTACTCTTCCTTGTCCCCCTCTTCCTCTGCCTCATCCTGCTTCTCACCGAGCCGGGCCGTACGGTCGCTGAGGGCATCGGCCAGCGAACTCATGCCCCGGTCGGCGGCGGCAGCCACTGCCTTACGGCCCGCGTCGAAGACTTCCCCTTTCAGCTGCTCCTGCAGCTCGGCGAACTGGGGAATCTCTCCGAGTCTGCGCATCCCTTCGGCGGCAAGCTGTCGGGGTTCAAGGCCGAATCGTCTCCCTGCCAGATATGTCGCAATGGTCAGCGCCAGCCGGCCCTTCTTCGTCCGGCCCAGCACATAGCCGCCCACTACTGCGGCCGCGAGGGTCACCTTGGCTGTGTCATCCATGAGGGCGTCACCTTCGATCGTTCGGTGCGGGGCCGACGTGTGCAGCATGCAGCCGGTCCAGCAGCCTTTCCTCTTCCCGGTTCGAACTCCTCCGTGCTGCTATTTCTGTCTTCAAGTTCCCGGTTCAGTACAGCCGGCTGGGCACGGTGCACTCCTGGGGCGTGTAACTCGCGCTCGGCAGCATCGTTGAGTTTCTCCGCCACCCAGATCACACCGCGGACCGGTGCGTTGGGGAGCGTGAGCAGTCCCGTGATCAGTCCCATGTCAGACTCTGACCAGCCTGAACGTGAGTGCCTGCAGTGGCGACGAAGTTGCAACAGCGCAGCGGGCCCGCAAGACGCAGCTTGACGTGTGCGGTGCGCGCTTCCGAATCGCTCCGCCGCGCTTCGGGAGACATCGCTTTCGCCGCGCGGCTGTCGTCGAGGATTTCCCGCTGCGCGGCCGACGTTCTTCTGCCATGCATTCAAGTCTGGTCGGTATCGGGCGCTTCGCACCTTGAAGAGGTATGGGGCGCGCCTGCCGGGGTGGGCGGCTGCTGTGGTGATCGATGTTTTGGCGGTGTAGCGGACGACGGTGCACGAGCCCATCCTTTTCATGGCTGCGGGGTCCAGGTGCCGGTCGTACGGTCACGCTGCCGGCCGGGTGCACGAAGGGCTGTTCCACGGCTGTGGTCGCGGCGTGCGCGAGTCCATGCCGGGCAATGGCGAGACACTCCGTGTAACTGCGGCGCGGGACATTGCAGCCAGGAGCTCGTCGCCACTCGGCGGTCGAGTGCTCACCCGCTGTCTGATGCTCGTACATCTGCCGCGCGGCCACAGCGCCCTGGCCACCCGCAACGCCTCGCCGCGACCGTCCAATCCCTTCCGCCGCACCTGTGGCGTTCCCTGACCTGGGCCCAGGGCGTGGAGGTGGTGGCCGCCGGACTCAACAGCCGACCACGAAAGATGCCCGGCTGGGAAGCCCCAGCCGAGCATCTCGCTAAAGCTACTGGACTCAGTCAGCTGACCAGCAGTGTTGCGACGACCCCTCGAATCCGCCGGCCACCGGGCATCGGTGGGAAGACGAACTGTTGGGGCTGGTCCTCTCGTCCTGTCGCTCACCCCGTGTCCTGGGGCATTTCTTCGACGACTTCCGCAAGTCGCCGCAGCATGCTGCGGTGCCGGATCTGCGCAAAGGCGTCGAGAACTGTGTTGTGGAGACTCCCTCCCAGTCCGCGCAGCGGGTGCTCGTCGAGAATGACCAGGGTCTTGTCGCCCCACGGCCGGATGTCGAAGGCAATCCGTGCCGTACCCAACGTCCCTCCGTGCGCTTCGAGTTCCAGCGCGCGCGGCGCGTCGAGGCGACGGACCGTCGTGCGTCCGTGGTACTCCTTAGGCCCCACGCGCGCCGTGTATTTGATCGACGATCCGACTTCCGGCCAACGCCCTTCGCCCGGGGCGGAGTCGAAGGTCCCTACCACCCAGTCCGCGTAACGGCTCTCGTCCTCCAGAACCGCCCAGAGTACGGACGGTTCTCGGGCGATGAGCTGATGACGTACAGCCATGTGTGCTCCCATCCGGGACGCTGAATTTCCGACCCTGGTAGCGATCTGCGGGCCGCGGCATCAATATCTACATCGAGCATGCGGCACCCGAGCACACCGAGATCACGGCCGCCGCTGGACATCACATTGGCCGCACGGGGAGCCGGAACAAGCAGCCCTACCAGTAGTGCCGTCGACCGCCCACCGCATGCCCGACGGCACCCAGGATCCAAAGAACGATGCCGATCGCGACGAGCACGATACCGATGGTCCATAGGATCGATATGCTGGCCACCAGACCGATGACCAGCAGAATGACGCCGAGGACGATCATGGCGTCCTCCGTTCTCCCATGTCTTTTCAGTATGCGCCTCACACATACGCACGGCGATGCAGACCGTGCGAGGCGATCGTCCACCAGACCAGGGAAAAGGCCATGCCGCGAGGGCAAGCACATCCTGCGCTTCCGCCTGGCCGTCATCATCGCCGGTGCGCTCGGCACCATCGGCGCCGTGACGCAACCCATCAGCTTCCAACGGGACCCGCTCCAAGACGGTACTGACCGACGTCGGCCCAATGGAGATCACCGTGCCCAGGGACCGTGAAGGCGCGTTCGAGCCGAAGATCGTACGCCAGCGGCAGAAGCCTCTGCCGGGTGGTCAAGGCCCGCGGTCACTTCCTCAACGAAGGCCGCACTGAAGCGCGTCCACATGGAGATCATGTCCCTGGATCCCACCGGCAAGGGTCAAGCCCGCTGGACCATGCGTTGGAGAACTGCACTGAATGCCTTCGACATCACCTTCGACGGCCGTCTCTCAGTAGCCCGCCAGAAACCTCAACAACGTGAGCTACACCGCTCGTTTGGCTCTGGCTCACATCCGGTGGTGACGGAAAGTCACGGCGGCGACGAATAGGCCATCAATCATGAATCCGCAGGTCCGTGCACCACAGCGGTCGTTCTCCGGGGCCGACCGATCGGCCCGGCGTCTGTCCGTGAGAGTCCGGCGCGACAAGCTCAGCGCCCCCGATGCGCTGCCATCCGCTTCAAAGCATCGAGGTCAGAGCACCGGCCGCACTCTCTGCAAGGTAGAGATACCCAATACTCACGATCTGTCACCACCGGATGTGAGACAGAGCCGCTCGTTTGACAGACCCGCATGAGGGCCTTGTGCTGGTCGGTGGAGATGTCGCAATCCCTACCGAACCCAGAAGGTGCTCACTCGTTCAAGATCACCACGCCGTGCGATAACTGTCACCAACCTCCGTGTACAGGACACTTAGGTGACGCGGCGGGTGCGGTGGCGGACTTCCCGGAGTTGGACCTCCGACGGGAGGCGGTCCAGGCCTGCCGAGTCCCGTGCGTGTGCGAGCGTTTCCCGGCTCAGTTGCTCTAGAGCCCGCGCCGGTTCCGCGTGAGGCTTCAGCAACAGCCGTACTCGTGCGGCCGGAGCAGCAGGCCGACCCGTCAGCCGCACCTGAGCCCGCGAGATCCCGTCCAGGACTTGCGCCTCTTCCTCGATTGCGTCCTCCAGAGCGCGGCCGTTGAGTCGGGCCGCCGTGTCGTCTTCGCTCTCGATGAGGACCTGGCCCAGCCGGTGTCTGCGCAGTTGCGCCAGAAGCCACCACAGCAGCAGCGCGAGAAGCACGGCGAGCACCGCAATGACGGCCGGCCACCACCAGTCCTCTTCCCGCCACCGGGTGCGTCCCTCGGTGCCCAGCACCACATCGTCCGGCCCTCGGAAGGGCCACCAGCCCGGCACGTCGAACCCCCAGTGGCGCTGCAGATCCAGCCCACCCAGCAGCACGCCGCCACCCAGGGCGAACAGTGCAATGCCGAGCAGCGCCAGCAGCACCCGGTTCACTGCCTTGAGCATGG
This region includes:
- a CDS encoding gas vesicle protein, with product MTEPVARRLGDLPSRSAPYGQGSSANLADILERVLDKGIVIAGDIQINLLDIELLTIKLRLLVASVDKAKEMGIDWWEHDPSLSSRANDGYRSLAEENKRLQAEITALREDRELPPTEDEESRAAARRRTSRTERAGSSPRSEKRDKP
- a CDS encoding gas vesicle protein GvpG, translating into MGLLTQLATLPLAPVRGVAWVMERVVEAAENEYYDPAPVERELAALERALVAGDIDEETFDRREDALLDRLDEIRAHVQGTGA
- a CDS encoding GvpL/GvpF family gas vesicle protein; the protein is MAVYVHSIVLATHPQRLDSLHGVGDPPATLRTVRTEMLSAVVSDAPEELRPKRRDLSAHQAVQEQLMADGTVLPLQFGFTTVDDDAVRAVLEDGTDNFSERLRALEGCVEYHLKATQDEDALLRQILQESDEARELNEEIRSSRSSPELPLALGELVSQEVQARQDRLAVAVLDALRGLAREERSSQPTGNDFLNVSFLVERDNEKTFLGAEQDIAKKLGEDFDLRLVGPLPAYSFV
- a CDS encoding gas vesicle structural protein GvpA gives rise to the protein MTMVPQGGGTISRAGGGRSGNLYDILELILDRGLVIDVFVRVSLVGIEILKIDARIVVASVDTYLRFAEACNRLDLEEGRKAPSQLTDLVGEVTEGGAHGKAKGALSGAADVLTDALTGGHDDEEAEQSEKRRKEPEERRERPRRRPAARRREE
- a CDS encoding gas vesicle protein, with protein sequence MAVGEEDETGRVRRPSSKKPVKKTARNTSTGRASSRTSETKRAARRVSAPRAMRYAAEQLQELLGRAPESVSAVKPTEGGWQADVEVLELERIPGTTSVMASYRVTLDEEGELLAYERTRRYTRGQIDPRG
- a CDS encoding VOC family protein — its product is MRVIAFDHLVLNVADIERSLAFYTGPLGLQPVRVEEWRAGKVSFPSVRVSPTTIIDLVEAPDERPEGSNVDHICLVVEPLDWQQVIDSDVFTVLDGPGERFGAQGTAASLYVQDPDGNTVELRWYLQDA
- a CDS encoding SRPBCC family protein; its protein translation is MTRTETDQPTAQMSGADRLREEASNFLSAQVERLAEKAGDKLTDVTGQLTDVAESGSLPAIGSRILQGDSPLKAFVGEKTKGVKDKVVGKVKEAFGGGKGKRKSSGGKVMNIIEVLDVGVPLRVAYDHWTQYDQFSSFAKGVRDVSKSDEMSSDWKVKVGPSSRSFKATVQEQIPDDRIVWTSEGAKGTTRGAVSFHELAPSLTRIALVVEYYPSGFFEKTGNLWRAQGRRMRLDFKHFQRYVSLAQEEPEGWRGEIRDGEVVVSHEDAMEEEEAAEQEDAQGEESEDEDYEKRPEDYEHEDEDYEDEDEDEDEDEDEDEDEEEEGEEGDEEDVTPSRKQRQQR
- a CDS encoding histone protein, which codes for MDDTAKVTLAAAVVGGYVLGRTKKGRLALTIATYLAGRRFGLEPRQLAAEGMRRLGEIPQFAELQEQLKGEVFDAGRKAVAAAADRGMSSLADALSDRTARLGEKQDEAEEEGDKEEYEPEEGGAEYEEEEEPEEEEEEEEEEPEAEYEEGQAEEEEEQPEEEYEEEEEEEERQPKRRRSRAQPRGGAARKKAAPAHGEKPRTAKKSAARKTAPPKKTAAKKTAPAKKSAARKTAPPKKTAAKKTAPAKKSAARKAASSKRAASKRADRRR
- a CDS encoding SRPBCC family protein gives rise to the protein MAVRHQLIAREPSVLWAVLEDESRYADWVVGTFDSAPGEGRWPEVGSSIKYTARVGPKEYHGRTTVRRLDAPRALELEAHGGTLGTARIAFDIRPWGDKTLVILDEHPLRGLGGSLHNTVLDAFAQIRHRSMLRRLAEVVEEMPQDTG
- a CDS encoding DUF6131 family protein, yielding MIVLGVILLVIGLVASISILWTIGIVLVAIGIVLWILGAVGHAVGGRRHYW
- the amaP gene encoding alkaline shock response membrane anchor protein AmaP — its product is MLKAVNRVLLALLGIALFALGGGVLLGGLDLQRHWGFDVPGWWPFRGPDDVVLGTEGRTRWREEDWWWPAVIAVLAVLLALLLWWLLAQLRRHRLGQVLIESEDDTAARLNGRALEDAIEEEAQVLDGISRAQVRLTGRPAAPAARVRLLLKPHAEPARALEQLSRETLAHARDSAGLDRLPSEVQLREVRHRTRRVT